From Alteromonas sp. BL110:
CGCTCCGCTTATTATCGATGTCAAATATGCATCAGCGCGGCCGACGTAATTTTTTAGTGGCACCCGCTCTTCTCACATAATTAAGCCGGGGCCACAGCTAACAAGTATGAGAAATAAATATGGCTATTAATTTTGTACCGCTAGATAAAGAAAAGCATAAAGACCTAAAGGTCGCGGTAAACACATCTTTCAGCTTTGCGAAAAACACACACCTTGCAGCGGCAACTATCCGTGAATTTGCACAACTAGCTGCAACAATGCCGCTAGTGTTCATTGAAGACACTGCGTCTAAGCGTCACCACGTTGTGACTATGCTTGGTATGGAGCAAGGTCAAAACCTTTTCCTAACTGGCGATAGCTGGAAAGGACCTCACGTTCCAATGAACATCCTTCGCTATCCGTTTGACGTACGTCCAGACGGCGACAAGCTTGGCGTTTACATTGACGAAAACTCTGACCTTATTTCTGATGAAGGCCAAGCTCTATTCACTGAAGCTGGTGAAGCAAGCGAGTTCCTTGATAGCCGTCAGAAGTTCCTAGCAGACCTAGCGAATAGCG
This genomic window contains:
- a CDS encoding SapC family protein, whose translation is MAINFVPLDKEKHKDLKVAVNTSFSFAKNTHLAAATIREFAQLAATMPLVFIEDTASKRHHVVTMLGMEQGQNLFLTGDSWKGPHVPMNILRYPFDVRPDGDKLGVYIDENSDLISDEGQALFTEAGEASEFLDSRQKFLADLANSEMLTQRFVAKVVELDLLDPIQIRLTYQDGKQRNVTGMMSINEKKLLELPEEQVLELHKQGFLGAIYAVMMSVGQLNRLVELSNDTDNPIRNMQLSAVKAEEAAPSA